ACGGCATCGGGATGGGGGTCCTCGTCCACGGGGTTGTCGCAGGCGGCCAGCACCCCGGTGAGCGCGAGCGCGACCAGGGCGCGGGAGGTGAGGCGGCGGAAGGTATCGGTCGTCATGGGTCGTCTCCTAGATGTCGTTGTCGTCCGGGCGGTCAGAAGTTCACTCGGTACAGCAGCTGCACGTTGCGGCCGGGCTGCGGGGCCACCTCCTTGATGCGGGAGAGGTGGTCGCGCCACGCCTCGTCCGTCACGTTCCGTACCTGCAGGGTGAGGGTGTTCAGCCGCCCCCATGCGGTCCAGCGGAGCCCCGCGCTTCCATTGAAGAGGGAGTACCCGTCGGTGGGCCTCTCGCGGAGCACGCCCTCGTCGCGCGCCACCCGGTCCTGCTCGGCGGCGCCCTCCCACCCCAGCCCCACGAAGTACGTGGGGGTGTCGTAGCGGACGTTCAGCCCGCCGTGCAGCGGCGGGATGGCGGGGAGCGGGGAGCCGTCCCGCTGCAGGGTGCCGCGGACGTAGCTGGCGTTTCCGTCCAGCACCAGGCGCCGAACGGCCTCCCACTGGAGCCGGCCCTCCACGCCCGTGAGCACCGCGTCGTCGCCGCGGGCCTGGTACACCGGGAACCGCCCGAAGCGCGGGTCCAGCTCGCCCGTGGGGGCGTAGTAGATGTAGTTGTCGATGTCGTTCCGGAACGCCGTGAGCTCCGCCGTCAGGCGCGGGAGGCGGGCGCGCACGAACACGTCGGTCCCCAGCCCGAACTCGGAGTCCAGGTCCGGGTTGCCGACGTTGAAGGAGAAGTCGGCCAGGTGCGGACCGTTGGAGAACAGCTCCTCGATGGAGGGCGTCCGGAAGGCGCGGGCCACGCTCGCCCCCGCCCACCACCCGTCGGCCACGCGGAACAGTGCCGCGACCGAGGCGGAGAAGGCGCCGAAGTCGCGGGGGCGCACCAGCCCGATCGCCGTCCGCCCGGTCTCCCGCGGGGTCACGCGGCTCCAGTCGTATCGGGCGCCCGCCTGGAGGTTGACCGGTCCCCACAAGAGCTCCTCGAAGACGAAGCCCGCCAGGGAGGCCTGCCTCGCCGGCTCGGAGCCGGTGCTGGACCCCGCCACGGCGAAGTCCTTGCCGTACGCCCACGCGCCGAACGCGCCCTCGGAAAGGAGCCCGCCGGCTTCGTGCTGGTGGCGGACGGCCACGTTCGCCCTCCCGGTGAGCTGCCCGAACCGGCTTCCGACGGCGCCGTCCGGCTCCCTCTCCGTGTGCTCGTAGCGCGAGTAGCCGCCGTCCACCTTCACGGCGCGGATCGGCCCCATGCTGACCACCCGCTCCGCTTCCAGCCGCACGGAGGTCCGGTGCAGGTCGATGCGGGCGCCGCCCTCGTGCCCCCCCGGGATCACGACGCCCTGGAAATCGCCGGGGACGCCGTACTCCATCGCCAGGTCGCGCACCGAGACGCCGACGAAGCCGCGCTCCTGGATCCAGCTCGCCCCGGCGGCGGCGTTGTACCCGTCCATCTGTGTGGAGGGGAGGACGCCCAGGGGGGTGCGGGTGTCGCCGGCGGTGCGGCCGCTGGCCTCCGCGCGCAGGGCGACGCTCCCCACCGGGACCACGGCGGAGAACCCGCCGGTGAGCCCCTGGTTCACCGTTTCGCCCTGCACGCTGGCCGTGCCGGTGAGCCGCTCCGGGAGGGTGCG
This Longimicrobiaceae bacterium DNA region includes the following protein-coding sequences:
- a CDS encoding TonB-dependent receptor, translating into MLKRTVGAVCVLAVLPAWVPAAAAQSPPAGTPAPYGAAVQQGTGSVVGMVTDAVTGQPISGVQVRLRELGRSELSHADGSFHFERLPAGRYTVTAQRIGYASAERVVRVVSNDSVAVPLTLTPSAIAAEAIVVTGTGRERGAQEAYRPTSVVGGAELRRELGSSVAATLQNEPGISQRYNGPAAAQPVIRGLGGDRVLVLEDGGRTGDIASSSGDHAVTVDPVTAERIEVVRGPAALLYGSNALGGVVNVIREEVPRTLPERLTGTASVQGETVNQGLTGGFSAVVPVGSVALRAEASGRTAGDTRTPLGVLPSTQMDGYNAAAGASWIQERGFVGVSVRDLAMEYGVPGDFQGVVIPGGHEGGARIDLHRTSVRLEAERVVSMGPIRAVKVDGGYSRYEHTEREPDGAVGSRFGQLTGRANVAVRHQHEAGGLLSEGAFGAWAYGKDFAVAGSSTGSEPARQASLAGFVFEELLWGPVNLQAGARYDWSRVTPRETGRTAIGLVRPRDFGAFSASVAALFRVADGWWAGASVARAFRTPSIEELFSNGPHLADFSFNVGNPDLDSEFGLGTDVFVRARLPRLTAELTAFRNDIDNYIYYAPTGELDPRFGRFPVYQARGDDAVLTGVEGRLQWEAVRRLVLDGNASYVRGTLQRDGSPLPAIPPLHGGLNVRYDTPTYFVGLGWEGAAEQDRVARDEGVLRERPTDGYSLFNGSAGLRWTAWGRLNTLTLQVRNVTDEAWRDHLSRIKEVAPQPGRNVQLLYRVNF